One genomic region from Sorangium aterium encodes:
- a CDS encoding hemerythrin domain-containing protein, producing MELDRMVSELFQEEELARDTAKKLIELAQRSADEASAERASLLAFLRGPMERHMRYEETAIFPHFQARGLAEEVQVALKQHAAVREATDALAGVAQGGDVARAIVDVARLLLHHTNFEGDYIYPELTHDEWRELMKETVPQGI from the coding sequence ATGGAACTGGACCGGATGGTGAGCGAGCTCTTCCAGGAGGAAGAGCTCGCTCGCGACACGGCGAAGAAGCTGATCGAGCTGGCGCAGCGCTCCGCGGACGAGGCGAGCGCCGAGCGCGCGAGCCTGCTCGCGTTCCTGCGTGGGCCGATGGAGCGACACATGCGCTACGAAGAGACCGCCATATTCCCGCATTTCCAGGCGCGCGGGCTCGCCGAGGAGGTCCAGGTGGCGCTGAAGCAGCACGCCGCTGTGCGTGAAGCGACCGACGCCCTGGCGGGCGTTGCGCAGGGCGGCGACGTCGCGCGGGCCATCGTCGATGTCGCCCGGTTGCTCCTGCACCATACAAATTTCGAGGGCGACTACATTTATCCAGAGCTCACCCACGACGAATGGCGCGAGCTGATGAAGGAAACCGTTCCGCAGGGCATCTGA
- a CDS encoding serine/threonine-protein kinase — protein sequence MSIAAGQVLSERYRLIRPVGQGAQAAVWVAEHLALGTHVAVKLIDPELGKQDDARERFRREATAAAQLRSAHVVQIIDHGIDGEQPFIVMELLEGEDLFDRLARRRRLSLQETSKIVTQVARALTRAHGAGIVHRDLKPENFFLCANEDDEIVKILDFGIAKVKGQGKRVAQRTSVGTLMGTPHYMSPEQVKGLREVDYRADLWALGVIAYQCVTGELPFDSEGVGDLLIKISLGEIPVPSRVNPELPPSFDAWFARACDRDPSRRFSSARDLAESLARTADLSADAPSSMRSPPSPQPPPLPPRAAPTRPPAAPPRPATGSVIPKAPPLPRVADPTGAAATRSPERGSGEPPADMAAAPSSARPSARIPAVPSERPQTPPRLTERPPLSERPPLSSRFGERPLAPPRATERPPAPPRPTVRPQTPSLAQISEQPPGSSEVGERPPLSQRPPPSARPGERPPAPPQHSDSASQKPPVAAETLVVAGAPVAAETPVVAGAPVAAETPVAAGTPVAAGTPIATGTPVSAQPSSVSPATADSVDASPGAPAPALAPGDTFRKAADSASSLVDVDIDEFEEDAIDTDVDEPGAAPAASAALAPRADATPAEPAAAAHAPVEPMAGVPAEPAAHAPTEPAAHASAEPAAHAPAEPMADLPAEPAMTAPQSGVPIAPGATAEPPLSSQTPRALSQQAADPHAIAAEREAPPSQDPPSEQLRDNVRRAVAGTAAAAAPPASVRAPHPLDPPLVPRARALPSGQSPDQWMKGSSVSGVAHEARESEPPEFDPGSRRRRRARLVAFALVALAGVVAWQVVRSQRLPQSTPAAESEAPPPPAVTAEPTPPQEPAPEPAVTAPPVETATSTQPSAKAAATTPPRKRRPPPPPPKKSRKEPGKVDDLTIEIPTPPEPAEAEPAESPPPAGSPPQGDPAPHAE from the coding sequence GTGTCTATTGCAGCTGGTCAGGTGCTGAGCGAGCGCTACCGCCTCATCCGACCCGTGGGGCAGGGCGCGCAAGCGGCGGTGTGGGTCGCCGAGCACCTGGCGCTCGGCACGCATGTCGCGGTCAAGCTCATCGATCCGGAGCTCGGGAAGCAGGACGACGCGCGCGAGCGGTTCCGCCGCGAGGCGACGGCCGCCGCGCAGCTGCGCAGCGCGCACGTCGTGCAGATCATCGATCACGGCATCGACGGGGAGCAGCCGTTCATCGTGATGGAGCTGCTCGAGGGCGAGGACCTCTTCGATCGGCTCGCGCGCCGGCGCCGCCTCTCGCTCCAGGAGACGTCGAAGATCGTGACGCAGGTCGCGCGCGCGCTCACCCGCGCGCACGGGGCCGGCATCGTGCACCGCGACCTCAAGCCGGAGAATTTTTTCCTCTGCGCGAACGAGGACGACGAGATCGTCAAGATCCTCGACTTCGGCATCGCGAAGGTGAAGGGGCAGGGGAAGCGGGTCGCCCAGCGCACCAGCGTCGGCACGCTCATGGGCACGCCGCACTACATGAGCCCGGAGCAGGTGAAGGGGCTCCGGGAGGTCGACTACCGCGCGGATCTCTGGGCGCTCGGCGTGATCGCTTACCAGTGCGTGACGGGCGAGCTCCCGTTCGACAGCGAGGGCGTCGGCGACCTGCTGATCAAGATCTCGCTCGGCGAGATCCCGGTCCCGTCGAGGGTGAACCCGGAGCTGCCGCCGAGCTTCGACGCGTGGTTCGCGCGCGCCTGCGACCGCGACCCGTCGCGGCGCTTCAGCAGCGCGCGCGATCTCGCGGAGTCGCTCGCCCGCACCGCCGACCTGTCGGCCGATGCTCCGAGCAGCATGAGATCGCCGCCGTCGCCGCAGCCGCCGCCGCTGCCGCCCCGGGCCGCGCCCACGCGCCCGCCGGCGGCCCCGCCGCGGCCGGCGACGGGCTCGGTGATCCCCAAGGCGCCGCCGCTCCCCCGGGTGGCCGACCCCACGGGCGCCGCCGCGACGCGATCGCCCGAGCGAGGATCAGGCGAGCCGCCGGCGGACATGGCGGCCGCGCCGTCGTCGGCCAGGCCGAGCGCGCGGATCCCCGCGGTGCCGAGCGAGCGGCCGCAGACGCCGCCGCGGCTCACCGAGCGGCCTCCGCTCAGCGAGCGCCCGCCGCTGTCGTCCCGGTTCGGCGAGCGGCCTCTCGCACCGCCGCGGGCCACCGAGCGACCTCCGGCGCCGCCTCGGCCTACGGTGCGGCCTCAGACGCCGTCGCTGGCTCAGATCAGCGAGCAACCGCCGGGCTCGTCCGAGGTCGGCGAACGGCCGCCGCTGAGCCAGCGGCCGCCGCCCTCGGCTCGGCCCGGCGAACGACCTCCGGCGCCGCCGCAGCACAGCGACAGCGCGTCGCAGAAGCCGCCGGTCGCTGCCGAAACGTTGGTCGTTGCCGGAGCGCCGGTCGCCGCCGAAACGCCGGTCGTTGCCGGAGCGCCGGTCGCCGCCGAAACGCCGGTCGCTGCCGGAACGCCGGTCGCTGCCGGAACGCCGATCGCCACTGGAACGCCGGTCTCCGCGCAGCCGAGCAGCGTGTCGCCCGCGACGGCAGACAGCGTCGACGCCTCGCCAGGCGCGCCCGCACCGGCGCTGGCGCCCGGCGACACGTTCCGGAAGGCGGCGGACAGCGCGTCCTCGCTCGTCGACGTCGACATCGACGAGTTCGAAGAGGACGCGATCGACACCGACGTGGACGAGCCCGGGGCGGCGCCAGCCGCATCTGCAGCGCTCGCTCCGCGCGCAGACGCGACGCCGGCCGAGCCCGCAGCCGCAGCCCATGCGCCGGTCGAGCCCATGGCCGGCGTGCCGGCCGAGCCTGCGGCCCATGCGCCGACCGAGCCCGCGGCCCACGCATCGGCCGAGCCCGCGGCCCATGCGCCGGCCGAACCCATGGCCGATCTGCCGGCCGAGCCCGCGATGACCGCGCCCCAGAGCGGCGTGCCCATCGCGCCGGGCGCCACGGCCGAGCCGCCGCTCTCCTCGCAGACGCCGCGCGCGCTCTCGCAACAAGCGGCCGATCCGCACGCGATCGCCGCGGAGCGCGAGGCGCCGCCGAGCCAGGACCCGCCGTCGGAGCAGCTCCGCGACAACGTCAGGCGAGCGGTCGCCGGGACGGCCGCAGCCGCCGCGCCCCCCGCGTCGGTGCGCGCGCCGCACCCGCTCGATCCACCGCTCGTCCCTCGGGCTCGCGCGTTGCCCTCCGGCCAGTCGCCGGACCAGTGGATGAAGGGGTCCAGCGTGAGCGGGGTGGCGCACGAGGCGCGCGAGAGCGAGCCTCCGGAGTTCGACCCCGGCTCACGTCGGCGCCGGCGCGCTCGCCTGGTAGCCTTCGCGCTGGTGGCCTTGGCCGGCGTCGTCGCGTGGCAGGTGGTCCGCTCGCAGCGCCTGCCGCAGAGCACGCCGGCGGCCGAGAGCGAGGCCCCGCCGCCGCCCGCCGTCACGGCAGAGCCCACGCCGCCGCAAGAGCCAGCGCCCGAGCCGGCCGTCACGGCGCCGCCTGTGGAAACGGCCACGTCCACGCAGCCGTCGGCCAAGGCCGCCGCGACGACGCCGCCGCGGAAGCGGCGCCCGCCGCCGCCGCCGCCGAAGAAGTCGCGGAAAGAGCCGGGCAAGGTGGACGATCTGACGATCGAGATCCCGACCCCCCCGGAGCCGGCCGAGGCGGAACCAGCGGAGTCGCCGCCCCCGGCCGGATCGCCCCCCCAGGGCGATCCGGCCCCGCATGCAGAGTGA